Proteins found in one Carcharodon carcharias isolate sCarCar2 chromosome 8, sCarCar2.pri, whole genome shotgun sequence genomic segment:
- the c8h5orf24 gene encoding UPF0461 protein C5orf24 homolog — MNYREIMHPVGCSNTGCCEPEKEVTFSADDVSSDDQFDLCSSQPDKLYGNSYKPISCVKQESLEEPNSQMGVGRNAEGQNDLKRRKNIFRAGKRGRPSGTTKAAGYRTSTGRPLGTTKAAGFKTSPGRPLGTTKAAGYRVSPGRPPVFNRQRQDRRKTQQPES; from the exons AAATCATGCATCCAGTTGGCTGCAGTAACACTGGCTGCTGTGAGCCTGAGAAGGAGGTGACCTTCAGTGCCGATGATGTGAGCAGCGATGACCAGTTTGACTTGTGTTCTTCCCAACCGGACAAACTTTATGGAAACAGCTACAAGCCAATAAGCTGCGTAAAACAAGAATCATTGGAAGAGCCAAATTCGCAAATGGGTGTTGGAAGAAATGCAGAAGGCCAGAATGACCTGAAaagaaggaaaaatattttccgAGCAGGGAAACGAGGAAGACCATCAGGGACGACGAAAGCTGCTGGGTACAGAACCAGTACGGGCCGACCTTTGGGAACTACAAAGGCAGCTGGGTTTAAGACCAGCCCGGGCAGGCCCTTAGGCACTACCAAGGCAGCAGGATACCGGGTCAGCCCAGGAAGGCCCCCAG tATTTAACAGGCAAAGGCAAGACCGAAGGAAAACTCAACAGCCAGAGAGTTAA